Proteins encoded in a region of the Arvicanthis niloticus isolate mArvNil1 unplaced genomic scaffold, mArvNil1.pat.X pat_scaffold_747_arrow_ctg1, whole genome shotgun sequence genome:
- the LOC117702393 gene encoding LOW QUALITY PROTEIN: RNA-binding protein 27-like (The sequence of the model RefSeq protein was modified relative to this genomic sequence to represent the inferred CDS: inserted 2 bases in 2 codons; deleted 3 bases in 3 codons), translated as MLIEDVDALKSWLAKLLEPICDADPSALANYVVALVKKDKPEKELKAFCADQLDVFLQKETSGFVDKLFESLYTKNYLPPLEPVKPEPKPLVQEKEEIKEEVFQEPAEEERDARKKKYPSPQKSRSESSERRTREKKREDGKWRDYERYYERNELYREKYDWRRGRSKSRSKSRGLSRSRSRSRGRSKDRDPNRNVEHRERSKFKSERNDLESSYVPVSAPPPSSSEQYSSGAQSIPSTVTVIAPAHHSENTTESWSNYYNNHSSSNSFGRNPPPKRRCRDYDDRGFCVLGDLCQFDHGNDPLVVDEVALPSMIPFPXPPPGLPPPPPPGMLMPPMPGPGPGPGPGPGPGPGPGPGPGHSMRLPVPQGHGQPPPSVVLPIPRPPISQSSLINSRDQPGTSAVPNLAAVGARLPPPLPQNLLYTVSERQPMYSREHGAAASERLQLGTPPPLLAARLVPPRNLMGSSIGYHTSVSSPTPLVPDTYEPDGYNPEAPSITSSGRSQYRQFFSRAQTQRPNLIGLTSGDMDANPRAANIVIQTEPPVPVSINSNITRVVLEPESRKRAISGLEGPLTKKPWLGKQGNNNQSKPGFLRKNQYTNTKLEVKKIPQELNNITKLNEHFSKFGTIVNIQVAFKGDPEAALIXYLTNEEARKAISSTEAVLNNRFIRV; from the exons ATGCTCATAGAGGATGTGGATGCCCTCAAGTCCTGGCTGGCCAAGTTACTGGAGCCTAT ATGTGATGCTGACCCTTCAGCCCTAGCCAACTATGTTGTAGCACTGGTCAAGAAGGACAAACCTGAGAAGGAATTGAAAGCCTTTTGTGCTGACCAACTTGATGTCTTTTTACAAAAAG aGACTTCAGGTTTTGTGGACAAACTATTTGAAAGTCTTTATACTAAAAACTACCTTCCACCATTGGAACCGGTTAAACCTGAGCCAAAGCCACTAgtccaagaaaaagaagaaattaaagaagag GTATTTCAAGAGCCAGCAGAAGAAGAACGAGATGCTAGAAAGAAGAAATATCCTAGTCCCCAGAAGAGTCGTTCAGAATCTAGTGAACGAAG GACAcgtgagaagaaaagagaagatggCAAGTGGAGAGACTATGAGCGGTACTACGAGCGGAATGAGCTGTACCGGGAGAAGTATGACTGGAGAAGGGGCAGGAGCAAGAGCAGGAGTAAGAGCCGAGGCTTGAGTCGGAGTAGAAGCCGAAGCAGGGGCCGCAGCAAAGACCGAGATCCAAACAGGAATGTTG AGCACAGGGAAAGATCAAAGTTTAAGAGTGAAAGAAATGACCTGGAGAGCTCTTATGTGCCCGTGTCTGCTCCGCCTCCAAGCTCTTCTGAGCAGTACTCCTCTGGGGCACAGTCTATTCCCAGCACTGTCACTGTGATTGCACCTGCGCACCATTCTGAGAACACAACTGAGAGCTGGTCTAATTACTATAACAATCATAGCTCTTCCAATTCTTTTGGTCGAAACCCACCACCAAAGAGGCGCTGCAGAGATTATGATG ACAGAGGATTTTGTGTACTTGGTGACCTTTGTCAGTTTGATCATGGAAATGATCCTCTAGTTGTTGATGAAGTTGCTCTGCCAAGTATGATTCctttcc cccctcctcctgggcttcctcctccaccacctcccgGAATGTTAATGCCTCCAAtgccaggcccaggcccaggccctggtcctggccctggccctggtcccggcccaggcccaggccctggCCATAGTATGAGACTTCCTGTTCCTCAAGGACATGGTCAGCCTCCACCTTCTGTTGTGCTTCCCATACCAA gACCTCCT ATTTCACAGTCAAGCTTAATAAATAGCCGTGACCAA CCTGGGACAAGTGCAGTGCCCAATCTTGCAGCAGTGGGAGCAAGG CTACCTCCTCCTTTACCCCAGAACCTCCTTTATACAGTATCAGAAA GACAGCCCATGTATTCTCGTGAACATGGTGCTGCTGCATCTGAGCGACTTCAGTTGGGGACACCGCCTCCTCTGTTGGCAGCTCGTTTGGTGCCACCTCGAAACCTCATGGGATCCTCCATTGGGTATCATACCTCagtctccagccccacccctctGGTCCCAG atacaTATGAACCAGATGGTTATAATCCTGAAGCACCTAGTATCACCAGTTCTGGTAGATCACAGTACAGACAGTTCTTTTCCAGAGCACAGACACAGCGTCCCAACCTGATTGGCCTCACATCTGGAGATATGGATGCAAACCCAAGAG CTGCTAATATTGTCATCCAGACTGAACCACCAGTTCCTGTTTCAATTAATAGCAACATCACCAGAGTAGTCCTGGAACCAGAGAGCCGAAAGAGAGCTATTAGTGGTTTGGAAGGGCCACTTACAAAGAAACCTTGGCTGGGAAA ACAAGGGAACAACAATCAAAGTAAACCAGGCTTCTTGAGGAAGAATCAGTATACAAACACCAAATTAGAAGTGAAAAAAATCCCCCAGGAATTGAACAACATTACCAAGCTCAATGAACACTTCAGCAAATTTGGAACCATAGTTAATATCCAG GTTGCTTTTAAGGGTGATCCAGAAGCAGCACTCA CATACCTTACCAATGAGGAGGCCAGGAAAGCCATTTCTAGCACAGAAGCAGTTTTGAACAATCGGTTCATTCGAGTC